One Pogoniulus pusillus isolate bPogPus1 chromosome 13, bPogPus1.pri, whole genome shotgun sequence genomic window, CGGAGAgggtctgctgcaggctccagcgctgccgctgccgccgccgccgccttctCCGGGCACCGGCAGCGCGGAGCGGGAGGGCTGGGGCGCGGCGGAGGATCTCGGGCTTgggcttctctccttccttgtgtgtgtgtgtgtgtgtgtgtgagatggTGTTGTTGCCCAGGATCAGGCTTTTCCACGTCATGAAAATGAGCTTCAAGAAGGGGAACAAATGAAGGGGGCGCGCTTGGCACTAGGTCGGGGGCGCGCATTTGGGAAGCCCTGactatacatttttttttccttttttttttttttttttttaagaaggaaggagggggctGGTTGGCGGAGAGAAAGGGAAGTGGGAAACGAGCAgatgggggagggaaggaaaaaaaaaaaaaacaacaacaacagaaaaaaacccaaaaccaaaccaaaagaggAGAGAGCGGCCGGGATGGATCAGAATTTGCAAACCcgctccctccttcccccctccctcccgtaaaataaaaggaaaaaaagcaaaaaagctCAACTCTGGAGGAAATCAAAGATGCTCTGGCCGCAAGCACCAGCTGCGGAGGAGAGCACCCGGGTGGGCCCCggagagaggggcaggggtgtCCCGCCCCAGCCGCCCCGGCTTCCCCCGCAGCGCAACCCTGCGCTACCAGTGCCtcctactcctcctcctcctcttcctcttcttcctcctcctcctcctcctcctcctcctcctcctcctctccgtcctctctttctgtctccttttcttccctcctgtcCCGCTGCCGTGCCGCTGCTCCAGCCTCGCAGCCTCTCCAGAATCCAGCAGCCTCCCCCCCGCCACGGAGCCAAAGCCAAAAAATCCTCgggaaggggggaggagagAGACCCGGCACCACCTTTCGCATCCTTCCACACCCTGGAGTGTGCGCGAAGGCGGAGGACCGCGGAGGGCAGCGCCGCCGGCCGGTGTCGGCCCGCCCCGGGAGCCGCAGGCAGGTAACGGGATGCgcggagaggggagaaaaggggagggagagaagtgaCCCGCGGGGGGCGGAGGATCCGCGCAGGATCCGCGGAAGGCTTGTGCGGGTTTGCCCGTGGCTGAAAGTTAGCAGGAGGGGTTCGGAGGATCCGGAGGGTGGTGTGTGTATTGTGGGCAGGGATGTGACCCCCTAAATGCCTCTTACCTCCTGTCCGCACTAGTCTGCACCCATGCACACCTCCGCCGTCCATTCTCAGGCGCACACACCTCCACGCACCCATCCCCGATCACACACATGCGCGTATCTTTGAGCACAGCGGGACTGGGAGGCTACGCGCCCCGCGGGAGTCGCGTAACTCACCGGCGCATTCTGCAGCATCCCCCGTTCCCAGTCCTCACACTAACCCCTAATTCCCCCTTTCTCAAAGCCGCGGGGCTAGTTCGGCCGGGAGGAGACTTAACTGGAACCGCGGTTCGGTAGCAAAAAGTTGATGGGCAGAGCCGCAGGTGCGGAAGGGGGAGCCCGGGGGCAGCCGCGGTCTCCTGCCGCCCCGACGGTGCGCTCCGCGGGAAGAGGCGCAGCCTGCGCGCCCGCGGACGTGCACCATCTTTCCCAGCCTTCGAAGCTCTCCGGTGCAATATGGACGCACCGCTCCTTCCTAATTAAATTGCTGCATCATTCGTTTTCTGAAGCCGGAGCAACATTGGGTACCGGCAGGCAACATGCACCtgacacccccccaccccctttaaTAAAGAGgaaggggtggggtggggtgggggggcggAGAAAATGGGCGAGAAGGGGAAATTACAACAGTTTGTGCCTGCAGCCGGCTCGCAGGCAGGCTGTAGCAGCGACTCGGAGAAATGACCTATGCACAGCTCCCCCACCTTGCACCCCACCGTGCTTTAGAGAGGGGAGGAAACAGGTCCGTCTCGATGCTGGGTCGAACAGAGGTGATGTCCCGGGGGGGCTGCGGCCATCCTGACCTGACCTTGCCCTGCAGCTTCTCCCCGGCCGTCAGTTTTGGGAAATGCCACCGAATAACGCTCGtcatcctgtgccagggcttatGCCTTCGAGTTTTGCAAATAGGCTGAGGGAAagaagcggggggggggggggggggggggggggggggcgacgGCGACACTGGAAGGGGATGGCCCTTGAATGCaaatcagcactgcagggtTCCTCGGGGATGGTAGAGTCCCCGAGGATATCCCGCCGCCTCCCTGTCCACCTCGGGGGGCTGCGCACGGCCCTGCCTTCACCTTCTGCTCGGCTGTCACCCAGGGCAACCCCCGCAGGTTGCCCTTCGTGGGGAATGTGAGAGGAGGGAGTATCATCACTCCTCATCTTCTGCTAGCGTCCTAGGTGCGTCCTATAGCGGAATGAGAAAGAGACCTCAACTCTCCCTAGATTGAAAgacctgtgtccccttgtgccctcccagccagcagacagaAATCACAGCAGGCCATTCCCGCGCACCTCCCTCCAGCCAAAGCAGCTcgcagcctgtgctggctgtgctgcttctgtcgACACAACCTGCTGAGAACAGGATCAGCGTGAGTGTGATTGGCAGGAGCTCTGGCTAGGGGTACGGCGGGCTGATGTAATCGAGATTAGGACGTCACTCGCTTATtattaataattattattattggcAAGTGAGCTATTTCCTTCCAAACctctgtgctggagctgtggaggcagggaagaggcattTTATGTGGGTGGGAGGCTGGCAGGTGCCCTCCTGGCTGTCTCTTTCTAGCTTCACTGGTAATTACTCAAATGCTCCTTTCCTCCTAGCCCCAACAGCCCACTGAAAACAAGAGAGCGagaaggcagagataacttcaGTGGCAAACGAGAAAAAGGGACTTAGAAAATGACTGTACCTTTCCAAAAGTGCCATTCCAGCATCATGTTTCCACTGGAGGCGACCGTTCCCCCCACTGCAGTCATTGCAACGCAGTCGTTTACTGCTTCGCTCGGTCTGCGCTGGAAACCGGCCCCTTCCCTCTCCAACAGAAGAGGCACTGGTTGAGAGAGTGAGGGAGTTTCTCCAGCaaagcctgccctgcctgtcgAGAAAGAAACATTCTGGTCTTTTATAGTCTCCTCTGTCTCCACGAATCTATGGTAAGGGCGAAAGCAATAAATAGCGCAAGGGCAAGGGAAACTCTCTTGTAATTATTACAAATGGGAGCTGTTTCCTGGCTCTTTGTATTTTCTTAGAGCTGAGGAGCAGTTTAGAAGTTCTGGGTCAGAGTGGTGAAAGGTTTTAGATACAACTGGAGCTTGGGCtccagcagcatttctgctcAAAACCCCTCACAAGACCAACTTCTGCTCTGTACTCACACCCAGCTCACCTTCCTGTGGTGCTGAGAAGTGGGGATCACCTCCAGATGCTATTTATTGGGACAGGTGAGCGTATGGGAATGCCAGTGTgggagggggagcagagagGCACGCGTGAGCTTCAATGCTGAATAATCTGTGACACAAACCTCACATGCGCTTGCATGGCAGAGTTGCCAGCTGGGTGCCCCAGGGAGAGATGCTCAGGTGCTCCTCCCCCAGGGTGCAGGGCAAAGCCCACAGCTTGGAGAGGCCTTCCCTTGGGGCACTTTGCTATTTGGGGCCTCGTTGGTGTAATATGGAAGTCGCCTGAATTAGGAGGAAAGCCCAGAGTGCCAGGCTATGCAAACACAGTGCTGTGACTCTCCAACAGTCatagctgcacaggctgcaagagGCAGGTGTCTGGTAACACCTGGGCTGGCTGCAAAGCTGGGCTTTGCAGAGGAAGGACTTAAAATTATTTCACTGGTCTGGTATCCCAAGGAGATTTCCATTAGTTG contains:
- the LOC135180644 gene encoding uncharacterized protein LOC135180644, which produces MLWPQAPAAEESTRVGPGERGRGVPPQPPRLPPQRNPALPVPPTPPPPLPLLPPPPPPPPPPPPLRPLFLSPFLPSCPAAVPLLQPRSLSRIQQPPPRHGAKAKKSSGRGEERDPAPPFASFHTLECARRRRTAEGSAAGRCRPAPGAAGSPNSPLKTREREGRDNFSGKREKGT